One segment of Candidatus Paceibacterota bacterium DNA contains the following:
- the rpsF gene encoding 30S ribosomal protein S6 — translation MAEDTQIKEPQIIEESDQDEGEARIYELGFLLVPTVAAENVGAEFSKIKSLIEEKGGKPLSEDFPKMRPLAYSISKTVKAVKQTHDRAYFSWIKFEADSAVAIELKKAVENIDSILRFIILKTIRENILYTPRPSYLRSDPNRVARRNKEEKEKAEKPISEAELDKTIEELVI, via the coding sequence ATGGCCGAAGATACCCAAATTAAAGAACCTCAAATAATTGAGGAATCGGATCAGGACGAAGGCGAAGCTCGGATTTACGAGCTCGGCTTTCTACTTGTGCCAACCGTAGCTGCTGAAAATGTCGGCGCTGAATTCAGCAAAATAAAATCCTTGATCGAAGAGAAGGGAGGTAAACCTCTTTCCGAAGATTTTCCAAAGATGCGGCCCTTAGCGTATTCAATTTCTAAAACGGTAAAAGCGGTTAAACAAACTCATGATCGGGCTTACTTCAGCTGGATTAAATTTGAAGCCGATTCTGCCGTCGCCATCGAGCTTAAGAAGGCGGTTGAAAATATTGACTCCATTTTGCGCTTCATTATTCTAAAAACTATTCGAGAAAATATTCTTTACACCCCTCGACCTTCATATCTGCGTAGCGATCCGAATCGAGTAGCTCGTCGAAACAAGGAAGAGAAAGAAAAAGCCGAAAAACCAATTTCCGAAGCGGAACTAGATAAAACCATTGAAGAATTAGTGATTTAA
- a CDS encoding NlpC/P60 family protein, translating to MNRELFVSTALKYEGYPCLSAAKNPGKGYGPAGFHCSGYIIFLLRELGFPLLPSILTARQLFDLVGILVHEECAERGDLIFFSRHGRWPTHVGILLDETSYLSSPGITDSVVCIREIPHCRFNKKPGIIYAQSPIGYKRLFAVSPSAK from the coding sequence ATGAATCGTGAACTTTTTGTAAGTACGGCCTTGAAATACGAAGGCTACCCTTGTTTATCAGCCGCAAAAAATCCAGGAAAAGGTTATGGTCCGGCAGGGTTTCATTGTTCTGGTTACATTATCTTCTTATTGAGAGAACTGGGGTTCCCCCTCCTCCCAAGCATTTTGACTGCCAGGCAACTTTTCGATCTTGTGGGAATTTTAGTACATGAAGAATGTGCCGAGAGAGGAGATTTAATCTTCTTCAGTCGTCATGGAAGATGGCCAACTCATGTCGGAATTCTCTTAGATGAAACCAGTTACCTCAGCTCCCCTGGAATAACGGACTCAGTAGTCTGCATCAGAGAAATTCCTCATTGCAGATTCAATAAAAAGCCGGGCATAATTTACGCCCAAAGTCCCATCGGATATAAACGTCTGTTTGCAGTGAGCCCTTCAGCGAAATGA
- a CDS encoding AI-2E family transporter has product MKETPNITINITSGTIIKTILFLVLAWVLFLLRGLVLILLVAVTIASAIEPGTSWLVKRKFPRALATLTVYALIILVFISIFYFVIPPLLSETASLLTNLPQYVKTIDLINPFHNDAFANFTSALPGLPQSISIDSIINTITSSFAGLSSGFFSTISGIFGGVVSFILIVVLSFYLAVREDGVADFLGIVTPPSHEKYVINLWRRARTKIGRWMQGQLLLGLIVAILIFLGLNIFGIQHPLTLAILAGVFELIPVVGMTMAGIPAFLLGYLQGGWTLAFLIVGLYIIVQQFEAHLIYPLVVRKIVGIPPLLVIIALIAGGELAGFFGIILSIPISVTLMEFLDDLEHKRHPKLKEESLK; this is encoded by the coding sequence ATGAAAGAAACTCCGAATATCACTATCAATATTACTTCCGGCACTATCATTAAGACCATCCTTTTTCTGGTACTGGCTTGGGTTCTTTTTCTTTTACGCGGATTAGTTTTAATTCTTCTGGTTGCCGTCACTATTGCCTCAGCTATCGAACCCGGTACCAGCTGGTTGGTCAAAAGAAAATTTCCTCGAGCCTTGGCTACTCTGACAGTTTACGCTTTGATTATTTTAGTTTTCATTTCCATTTTTTATTTTGTTATTCCGCCTTTACTTTCAGAAACCGCCAGCCTTCTTACCAACTTGCCGCAATATGTCAAAACTATTGATCTAATCAATCCTTTCCACAACGACGCCTTCGCCAACTTTACTTCGGCCTTACCCGGTCTTCCGCAAAGTATTTCCATTGACAGTATCATTAACACCATCACTTCTTCTTTCGCCGGCCTTTCTTCAGGGTTCTTTAGCACCATTTCCGGCATTTTCGGCGGAGTGGTCAGCTTCATTCTGATCGTGGTGCTCTCGTTTTATCTGGCAGTTAGAGAAGACGGCGTGGCCGATTTCCTCGGGATCGTCACCCCACCTTCACACGAGAAATATGTCATCAATCTTTGGCGGCGCGCTCGCACTAAAATTGGCCGTTGGATGCAGGGGCAGCTTCTTCTCGGTTTGATTGTGGCCATTTTGATTTTCCTCGGTTTGAACATTTTCGGCATTCAACATCCGCTGACGTTGGCTATTTTGGCCGGTGTCTTTGAGCTCATTCCGGTGGTGGGCATGACCATGGCGGGCATCCCGGCCTTTCTTTTAGGATATTTGCAGGGCGGCTGGACCCTAGCCTTCTTGATCGTCGGCCTTTATATCATTGTCCAGCAGTTTGAAGCTCATCTCATTTATCCGTTAGTAGTGCGGAAAATTGTTGGCATCCCGCCTCTTCTGGTCATCATTGCCTTGATTGCCGGAGGGGAGCTCGCGGGATTTTTTGGCATTATTCTCTCTATTCCAATTTCCGTGACCCTAATGGAATTTTTGGATGACCTTGAGCACAAGAGACATCCGAAATTGAAAGAGGAGTCTCTTAAGTAA
- a CDS encoding pitrilysin family protein, which produces MKFHRKVLKNGMRVITVPMKDTENVTVMVLVEAGSEYENKKNNGISHFLEHMCFKGTLKRPTAKIISHELDSIGAESNAFTGSEYTGYYAKAHQSHLSKLVEIVSDVYLNSTFPEKEIEKEKGVVVEEINMYEEMPQHKTERLLYELLYPDQPAGFEIAGTRENVRKFSRQDLISYRKDHYVSKATVLVIAGRVDNKILPTVEEAFSAISKGLKKGKKKTTVSQRRPQLKVHHTKGDQTHIRLAFRSFNRFDKRWSKALILGSVLGGGMSSRLFQKMREDLGLCYYISAGNRFSIDHGTFVISCGVAKGREREAVAAILEEIKKIRIDPLDEIELKKAKDYRIGRMFLGLESSDDLADYFGFQEIYKEKIITPKNWANIVKKVTAKDIQKVAQEIFQNSGMNLVMAGPVKNSRQFLPLLKVTGAR; this is translated from the coding sequence ATGAAATTCCATCGAAAAGTTCTCAAAAATGGTATGCGAGTGATTACAGTGCCGATGAAAGACACTGAAAACGTGACAGTGATGGTTTTGGTGGAGGCTGGCTCGGAATACGAAAATAAAAAGAATAATGGTATTTCTCATTTTCTGGAGCATATGTGTTTCAAAGGTACTCTCAAGCGCCCGACCGCTAAGATTATTTCTCATGAACTTGATAGCATCGGGGCCGAGAGCAACGCTTTTACCGGCAGCGAATACACTGGCTACTACGCCAAAGCTCATCAGAGTCATTTATCCAAATTAGTGGAAATAGTTTCGGATGTTTATTTAAATTCCACTTTCCCCGAAAAAGAGATTGAGAAAGAGAAAGGAGTAGTAGTTGAAGAAATTAATATGTATGAGGAAATGCCACAGCACAAGACGGAGCGGCTTCTCTACGAATTACTTTATCCGGATCAGCCGGCCGGTTTTGAAATAGCCGGCACTCGGGAAAATGTTCGAAAATTCAGTCGCCAGGACTTGATTTCATACCGAAAGGATCACTATGTCTCCAAAGCCACCGTTTTGGTGATAGCCGGCCGAGTTGATAATAAAATTCTGCCCACGGTAGAAGAGGCTTTTTCGGCCATTTCTAAGGGTCTTAAAAAAGGAAAAAAGAAAACTACTGTTTCTCAGCGCCGCCCTCAACTGAAAGTACATCATACAAAAGGTGATCAAACTCACATCCGTCTGGCTTTTAGAAGCTTTAATCGATTTGATAAAAGATGGTCAAAAGCCCTGATACTCGGATCTGTTTTGGGTGGGGGAATGAGCTCGCGTCTTTTTCAAAAAATGCGGGAGGACTTAGGCCTCTGCTATTACATTTCAGCCGGCAATCGTTTTTCCATTGATCATGGCACTTTCGTTATCTCCTGCGGAGTAGCCAAGGGTCGGGAAAGGGAAGCGGTAGCTGCAATCTTGGAAGAAATTAAAAAAATTAGAATTGACCCACTTGATGAGATTGAATTAAAAAAGGCCAAAGATTACAGAATTGGGCGAATGTTCCTCGGTCTTGAATCGTCAGATGATTTGGCCGATTACTTTGGATTTCAGGAAATTTACAAAGAAAAAATCATCACCCCGAAAAATTGGGCCAATATTGTTAAAAAAGTAACGGCCAAAGATATTCAGAAAGTAGCGCAGGAAATTTTTCAGAACAGCGGCATGAATTTAGTAATGGCCGGCCCGGTTAAAAATTCCAGACAATTTCTGCCTTTGTTAAAAGTGACCGGCGCCCGCTAA
- a CDS encoding DedA family protein: MHITLVEFIALVVKYKYLILFPVFIVEGPVSTIIASYLASLPSHYLAVWPIVILAMAADLLGDFIYYSIGRWGRESRLVRKLKWLGLTPERLGKIDSHFEKHGGKTIAIGKLSHGVGWPTMIGAGVTRMPLWKFFSINTAVSLLKTGALVFIGYYYGESYQLFGQYIHYGGLIFSALAIFGVIIFFVIKNRKMAA; encoded by the coding sequence ATGCATATTACTCTGGTCGAATTTATTGCTCTGGTGGTGAAATATAAATACCTGATTTTATTTCCAGTTTTTATTGTGGAAGGTCCGGTTTCTACCATTATTGCCAGTTATCTAGCCAGCTTGCCCTCCCACTATTTAGCCGTTTGGCCGATTGTCATTTTAGCCATGGCGGCCGATCTTTTGGGAGATTTTATTTACTATTCCATTGGTCGGTGGGGAAGAGAGAGTCGTCTTGTCCGAAAATTGAAATGGCTGGGCCTTACTCCCGAGCGATTGGGAAAAATAGATTCCCATTTTGAAAAACATGGTGGCAAGACTATCGCTATCGGCAAACTTAGTCACGGAGTCGGATGGCCGACCATGATTGGGGCCGGTGTAACCAGAATGCCGCTTTGGAAATTTTTTAGCATTAATACGGCGGTTAGTCTTTTAAAAACGGGTGCGTTGGTTTTTATCGGTTATTACTACGGTGAGAGTTATCAGCTTTTCGGTCAGTATATTCATTATGGGGGATTAATTTTCTCCGCTTTAGCTATTTTCGGAGTAATAATATTTTTTGTAATTAAGAACAGAAAGATGGCCGCCTAA
- a CDS encoding single-stranded DNA-binding protein produces the protein MYLNKAIVYGNLTRDPELKSLPSGMQVTTFSLATNRVWKKDGARQESTDYHNIVVFGRQAETTAQYLKKGSSAMVEGRMQTRSWEGADGKKNYRTEIIAERVQFGPRSGGATTPYSGKSAGGDESQAPAKTDNMDTIDYPEEEINPEDIPF, from the coding sequence ATGTATTTAAACAAAGCCATCGTCTACGGAAACCTCACCCGCGATCCAGAATTGAAATCGCTGCCTTCCGGTATGCAGGTAACAACTTTCTCGCTGGCTACCAATCGCGTCTGGAAAAAGGACGGAGCTCGTCAGGAAAGTACAGATTATCACAATATCGTCGTTTTCGGACGACAGGCTGAAACCACCGCTCAATATCTAAAGAAGGGCAGCTCTGCTATGGTGGAAGGCCGGATGCAGACTCGCTCATGGGAAGGAGCAGATGGCAAAAAGAATTATCGAACGGAAATAATTGCTGAACGAGTACAATTCGGACCAAGAAGCGGCGGTGCCACAACTCCTTATTCCGGAAAATCAGCGGGCGGCGATGAGAGTCAGGCCCCCGCCAAAACCGATAATATGGATACCATCGATTATCCTGAAGAGGAAATTAATCCAGAGGATATACCGTTTTAG
- a CDS encoding TatD family hydrolase, whose product MPEYIDIHAHLNFPDYESDRKETIKRALDENVWIINVGTDIESSKTASELANQYESGVYAIVGQHPTDNEEDFHDSEFRTLLKNEKVVAVGECGLDYFRSAPESIERQKEIFIKQIELANEVGKPLMLHIRGEKAYKDAYEILKSHAKVAADLHFFAGDWEIAKSFLDLGFRLSFTGVITFARDYDEVIKKAPLDMIMSETDCPFVTPMPYRGKRNEPLYVKEVVKSLAEIRGEDPEMVKKQLIQNAYQLFKLG is encoded by the coding sequence ATGCCCGAATATATAGACATTCACGCTCATTTAAATTTTCCGGATTATGAAAGTGATCGCAAGGAAACCATCAAACGTGCCTTGGATGAAAATGTCTGGATAATAAACGTCGGAACGGATATTGAATCATCCAAGACCGCTTCAGAATTGGCGAATCAATATGAAAGTGGAGTCTATGCCATTGTCGGCCAGCATCCGACGGACAACGAAGAAGATTTCCACGATTCGGAATTCCGAACACTTTTGAAAAATGAAAAAGTGGTAGCGGTCGGCGAGTGCGGGCTGGATTATTTTCGTTCCGCTCCGGAATCAATTGAAAGACAAAAAGAAATTTTTATTAAACAAATTGAGCTGGCCAATGAAGTAGGGAAACCGTTAATGCTTCATATTCGAGGCGAAAAGGCTTACAAAGACGCTTACGAGATTTTAAAGTCGCACGCGAAAGTTGCCGCCGACCTACATTTTTTCGCCGGCGACTGGGAAATTGCCAAATCGTTTTTAGATTTAGGCTTCAGGCTTTCTTTTACTGGAGTTATTACTTTTGCCCGCGATTATGATGAAGTCATCAAGAAAGCGCCTCTTGATATGATTATGTCGGAGACCGATTGCCCGTTTGTGACGCCGATGCCATATCGCGGCAAACGCAACGAGCCGCTTTATGTCAAGGAGGTGGTCAAGAGTCTGGCGGAGATTCGCGGAGAAGACCCAGAAATGGTCAAAAAACAGCTAATTCAGAACGCATATCAGCTCTTCAAATTAGGCTAA
- the rpsR gene encoding 30S ribosomal protein S18, which translates to MQDKNFNAQNINYFDYKDTELLKKFINPHGRILSRRRSGISAKNQRKLANAIKRARFMGLMPFVAR; encoded by the coding sequence ATGCAAGATAAAAATTTTAACGCCCAAAATATAAATTACTTTGATTACAAAGATACGGAACTTTTAAAAAAGTTCATCAATCCGCATGGCCGCATTCTTTCTCGACGAAGAAGTGGTATTAGCGCCAAAAACCAACGAAAATTAGCTAACGCCATTAAACGCGCTCGCTTTATGGGCCTAATGCCATTCGTGGCAAGATGA
- the metG gene encoding methionine--tRNA ligase codes for MKNFYITTTLPYVNAEPHIGTALEFVQADVLARYHDLIGDKVFFTTGTDEHGQKIYDKARENKEDPQKYVDRYAAKFRELQPLLNLYPDLHFIRTTDPHHESAAQEFWRRCNKAGDIYKKFYKIKYCVGCELEKTDSELDENGHCLLHPNLKIEIIEEENYFFRFSKYQEPLLKLYRENPAFVVPDFRFNEIKRFVERGLEDFSISRLASKMPWGIPVPDDSAHVMYVWFDALINYISTLGWPKIEGDFSDFWPGLQIAGKDQIRMQAAMWQAMLMSAGLPSSKQIFIHGFINIEGQKISKSLGNVINPVSLVKEYGVDALRYYYLREVNPFEDSDFSLEKFKTAYNANLANGLGNLVSRIMKMAETYLSEPYADASNAVIPKEYFNYLNNFELNKAMNVIWTEISFLDEFIQKKEPFKLIKTDKEKALTDIKLLLTGLYQAAKMLHPTLPETAEKIIELIKINKSPEKPLFIRKD; via the coding sequence ATGAAAAATTTCTACATTACCACCACGCTACCATACGTGAACGCGGAACCTCATATCGGCACGGCTTTGGAGTTTGTGCAGGCCGACGTTTTGGCTCGTTACCATGATTTGATTGGGGATAAAGTTTTTTTCACCACCGGCACCGATGAACACGGCCAGAAAATATATGATAAGGCGCGGGAGAATAAAGAAGATCCGCAAAAATATGTTGATCGATATGCCGCCAAGTTTAGAGAACTTCAACCGCTTCTAAATTTGTACCCTGATCTTCATTTCATTCGGACTACAGATCCGCATCACGAAAGCGCCGCGCAGGAGTTTTGGCGCCGCTGCAATAAGGCGGGCGACATCTATAAAAAGTTTTACAAGATCAAATATTGCGTTGGCTGTGAATTGGAAAAAACCGATTCAGAACTGGATGAAAATGGTCATTGCCTGCTTCACCCGAATCTGAAAATCGAAATTATCGAAGAGGAAAATTATTTTTTTCGCTTTTCCAAGTATCAAGAGCCGCTCTTAAAGCTTTACCGTGAAAATCCGGCTTTTGTCGTGCCGGATTTTCGCTTCAACGAAATCAAACGCTTTGTGGAAAGGGGATTGGAAGACTTCAGTATTTCCCGACTGGCTTCCAAAATGCCGTGGGGTATTCCAGTGCCGGACGATTCGGCACACGTAATGTATGTCTGGTTTGACGCCCTAATTAACTACATCTCAACCCTTGGCTGGCCAAAAATCGAAGGGGATTTTTCCGATTTTTGGCCCGGCCTCCAAATCGCCGGCAAAGACCAAATCCGTATGCAGGCGGCCATGTGGCAGGCGATGTTAATGTCGGCCGGTCTGCCGTCGTCCAAGCAGATCTTCATTCACGGTTTTATCAATATTGAAGGACAGAAAATCTCCAAAAGCTTGGGCAACGTTATTAACCCCGTCAGTCTGGTAAAAGAATACGGGGTTGACGCTCTTCGTTATTATTACTTGCGCGAAGTAAATCCTTTTGAAGACAGTGATTTTAGCTTGGAGAAATTCAAAACCGCTTATAACGCCAATTTAGCCAATGGCCTCGGCAATCTCGTCTCTCGTATTATGAAAATGGCCGAGACTTATTTATCAGAACCTTACGCAGATGCTTCTAACGCCGTCATTCCAAAAGAGTATTTTAACTATCTGAATAATTTTGAATTAAATAAGGCAATGAATGTTATCTGGACGGAAATATCATTTTTGGATGAATTTATTCAAAAGAAAGAGCCGTTTAAGCTTATTAAAACCGATAAGGAAAAAGCGCTGACTGATATAAAACTACTCCTAACCGGCTTATATCAAGCGGCAAAGATGTTGCATCCTACCCTCCCCGAAACCGCCGAAAAAATTATTGAATTGATTAAAATAAACAAATCTCCCGAAAAACCTCTCTTTATAAGGAAGGATTAA
- a CDS encoding glycine--tRNA ligase codes for MKKENSENLMEKIVSFSKRRGFVFPGSEIYGGLAGTYDYGPLGLALKNNIKKDWWKTFVENREDIFGIETAILMNQKVWEASGHVSGFSDPLVECRKCKRRFRADQIENASICPECGGTLGEAKQFNMMFKTQVGASEEATAVSYLRPETAQGMFVNFKNIIDAYHPKLPFGLAQIGRAFRNEIAPRDFLFRTREFEQMEIEYFVKEGEWKKSFEDLKDEIIDWLSKIGLKSGVSELEVPEEERAHYSKRTIDFEFEYPFGRKELCGLAYRTDFDLKAHAEASKTDFSYLDEETKEKFIPHCIEPSFGVDRLVLAILTNAYTEDELGGEKRAFLRFSPAIAPIKAAVFPLLKNKPELVKKAQEVYQMLKKEIADAAFDDNGNIGKRYRRQDEIGTPFCITIDFQTLEDDTVTLRDRDSGEQRRLEINGLLAIFKDL; via the coding sequence ATGAAGAAGGAAAATTCCGAGAATCTGATGGAAAAAATCGTCTCGTTTTCTAAACGACGTGGTTTTGTTTTCCCCGGCTCTGAAATTTATGGAGGCTTGGCCGGTACTTACGATTACGGTCCACTCGGGCTGGCCCTCAAAAACAACATCAAAAAAGATTGGTGGAAAACTTTTGTGGAGAATCGCGAAGATATTTTTGGCATTGAAACCGCTATTCTTATGAATCAGAAAGTCTGGGAAGCCAGCGGTCATGTCAGCGGGTTCTCCGATCCGTTGGTTGAATGTCGAAAATGCAAGAGGCGTTTTCGGGCCGATCAAATCGAAAACGCCTCAATCTGTCCAGAATGTGGTGGAACTCTTGGCGAAGCCAAGCAATTTAACATGATGTTTAAGACGCAGGTCGGCGCCTCGGAAGAGGCGACGGCCGTTTCCTATTTGAGACCGGAAACGGCTCAAGGAATGTTCGTTAATTTCAAGAATATTATTGACGCTTATCATCCAAAGCTGCCATTTGGGCTGGCTCAAATCGGTCGAGCTTTTCGAAACGAGATTGCTCCCCGTGATTTTCTTTTCCGGACTCGAGAATTTGAACAGATGGAAATCGAATACTTTGTGAAAGAAGGGGAGTGGAAAAAATCTTTTGAAGATCTTAAAGATGAAATCATCGACTGGCTTTCGAAAATTGGTTTAAAAAGTGGAGTAAGTGAATTGGAGGTTCCTGAAGAAGAAAGAGCTCATTATTCCAAACGCACTATCGATTTTGAATTTGAATATCCGTTTGGTCGCAAAGAATTATGCGGCCTTGCTTACCGGACTGATTTTGATTTAAAAGCTCATGCCGAAGCCAGTAAGACTGATTTCTCTTATTTAGATGAGGAAACTAAAGAAAAATTTATTCCACACTGTATTGAGCCGTCATTTGGAGTAGATCGACTAGTGCTGGCTATCTTAACGAATGCTTACACGGAAGATGAATTGGGCGGCGAAAAACGCGCTTTTTTGCGCTTTTCACCCGCTATCGCTCCGATTAAAGCAGCCGTCTTTCCACTTCTCAAAAACAAGCCGGAGTTGGTAAAAAAAGCTCAGGAAGTTTATCAAATGCTGAAGAAAGAAATTGCCGATGCTGCCTTCGACGACAACGGCAACATCGGCAAACGTTACCGCCGCCAAGATGAAATCGGCACACCATTTTGTATTACTATCGATTTTCAAACTTTGGAAGACGATACCGTCACCTTACGCGATCGCGATAGCGGGGAACAGAGACGCTTAGAGATTAATGGACTACTTGCTATTTTCAAAGATTTGTGA